A single Calypte anna isolate BGI_N300 chromosome 5A, bCalAnn1_v1.p, whole genome shotgun sequence DNA region contains:
- the ZBTB25 gene encoding LOW QUALITY PROTEIN: zinc finger and BTB domain-containing protein 25 (The sequence of the model RefSeq protein was modified relative to this genomic sequence to represent the inferred CDS: deleted 1 base in 1 codon), which produces MDTTGHSVLLLQQLNMQREFGFLCDCTVAIGDVYFKAHRAVLAAFSNYFKMIFIHQTSECIKIQPADIQPDIFSYLLHIMYTGKGPKQTVSQSRLEEGIRFLHADHLSHIAIEMNQVFSPELVQSSNLYGIQISTAHKPAKERLAAKENLPKAGSGSAAQGDHPQLQLSLAIGLDDSSLDQQVARPSAQPAALTKPAEEHPKLSVSIKQERCDSEPVVSQSCTPPSPEVATPILAKASLRVHLCHYCGERFDSRGGLRQHLHTHVSGSLPFGVPASILESSDLGEVQPLAEDREARDCHQLGTFLLKEDEHQLEHPSCSDLEPLQIGQLSLISKDHEPVELNCNFSFSRKRKISCTICGRTFFRKSQLLEHMYTHRGKQHKYGRCQRLESPMTSRFRPYCDSESVGKSSTLSQDHLDECILDSDLIQESVDTILVE; this is translated from the exons CAGCGGGAGTTTGGCTTTCTGTGTGACTGCACAGTTGCCATTGGAGATGTTTACTTCAAAGCCCACAGAGCGGTGCTCGCTGCTTTTTCAAACTATTTTAAGATGATATTTATTCATCAGACAAG CGAATGCATAAAGATTCAGCCTGCAGACATCCAGCCTGATATATTTAGCTACCTGTTGCATATCATGTACACCGGCAAAGGGCCAAAGCAGACTGTCAGCCAGAGCCGACTGGAGGAGGGCATCCGCTTTCTCCATGCAGACCACCTCTCCCACATTGCCATCGAGATGAACCAAGTGTTCTCCCCAGAGCTGGTCCAGTCCTCAAACTTGTACGGCATCCAGATCTCAACAGCACACAAACCAGCGAAGGAGCGCCTGGCAGCCAAGGAAAATCTGCCCAAGGCAGGCAGTGGGTCTGCAGCCCAAGGTGATCACCCTCAGCTGCAACTCTCTCTGGCCATTGGCCTGGATGACAGCTCCCTTGACCAGCAGGTTGCTCGGCCCTCTGCTCAGCCTGCTGCTCTCACCAAGCCGGCAGAAGAGCATCCAAAGCTGTCAGTCTCCATAAAGCAGGAGAGGTGTGACTCAGAGCCTGTGGTGTCCCAGAGCTGCACCCCTCCTTCTCCAGAGGTAGCGACCCCCATCCTTGCTAAGGCCAGCCTCAGGGTGCACTTGTGTCACTACTGTGGGGAGCGTTTTGACTCCCGG GGGGGGCTGCGGCAGCACTTGCACACCCACGTCTCAGGCTCACTGCCATTCGGCGTGCCAGCCTCCATCCTGGAGAGCAGTGACCTGGGGGAGGTGCAGCCTCTGGCTGAGGACAGGGAGGCCAGAGATTGCCACCAGCTCGGGACCTTCCTCCTCAAGGAAGACGAGCATCAGCTGGAGCACCCGAGCTGCAGTGACCTGGAGCCTCTGCAGATAGGCCAGCTCTCCCTCATCTCCAAGGACCACGAACCTGTGGAGTTGAACTGTAACTTTTCGTtctcaagaaagagaaaaatcagttgCACCATCTGTGGCCGCACGTTTTTTAGGAAGAGCCAGTTGCTTGagcacatgtacacacacagagGGAAGCAGCACAAATACGGCCGCTGCCAGCGGCTGGAGAGCCCCATGACCTCCAGGTTTCGTCCTTACTGTGACAGTGAGAGTGTAGGGAAAAGCTCCACTTTATCCCAAGACCACTTAGATGAATGTATACTGGATTCGGATCTCATCCAGGAAAGTGTTGATACCATCCTGGTAGAGTAG
- the AKAP5 gene encoding A-kinase anchor protein 5 has translation MAKAAKEIQMENPREVETPSKGATCSPSEEQAEKPSMLCFKKQRKSCKKGLTVKDACEGALEEKSQCISADQEETKASNTSRSSKGAWAAIKNLARPRRRQKSSRKKVPSDSQVQLETEAEEGCAQSFPKKRVSSGVKMPCVRFSRGKKKPSPSEAVEESEGSVQANEVMGISNKASEELEDSAPTEKSESFSPVSVEEDKDKVKESTDSVGQSEPLTEPTPDAEEHAECTAQSEITDEETANEAAQENQQDGMLPQTTVHTEGEECTSEAPASKDQPDSIPETTELQEIPEICNELPEADESEKSINPPEECKAEETVMDFSQSAFKDDAGSVQVCSSQQVTLEADMGVGIVITITEAEDSDNTDSDQAYEPSPVLHRNKQKGNKKSSGSFDFGKEGPDAGSSPQAEDKGPGDQGHRTGEQYELLLIETASALVKAAIQSSIEQLVNEMALEQNKHNSFL, from the coding sequence ATGGCTAAGGCAGCTAAGGAAATTCAAATGGAGAACCCAAGAGAGGTAGAGACTCCCAGCAAAGGGGCAACATGCTCACCGTCAGAGGAACAGGCAGAAAAACCCTCCATGCTCTGTTTCAAGAAGCAGAGGAAGTCCTGTAAGAAGGGCCTGACTGTGAAGGATGCATGTGAAGGAGCCTTGGAGGAGAAAAGCCAATGTATTAGTGCTGAccaagaggaaacaaaagcttCTAATACATCACGATCCTCCAAAGGAGCTTGGGCAGCCATCAAAAACCTTGCAAGACCTCGGAGAAGGCAGAAATCCTCACGGAAGAAGGTGCCCTCTGATTCCCAAGTGCAGCTGGAGACAGAGGCTGAGGAGGGCTGTGCACAAAGCTTCCCAAAGAAACGGGTGAGCTCTGGGGTGAAGATGCCCTGTGTGAGGTTCTCCAGAggcaagaaaaaacccagccccTCTGAGGCAGTGGAGGAGTCAGAGGGCAGTGTTCAAGCAAATGAGGTGATGGGTATTTCGAATAAAGCcagtgaggagctggaggattCAGCCCCAACAGAAAAGTCTGAATCCTTCAGCCCAGTCTCTGTGGAGGAGGACAAGGACAAGGTGAAGGAAAGTACTGACTCTGTTGGGCAGAGTGAACCCTTGACAGAGCCCACACCTGATGCAGAGGAACATGCAGAGTGCACTGCTCAGTCAGAGATAACTGATGAAGAGACTGCTAATGAAGCAGCCCAGGAAAACCAGCAGGACGGGATGCTGCCCCAAACCACAGTCCACACAGAAGGTGAAGAATGTACTTCTGAAGCACCTGCTTCCAAGGATCAACCTGACAGCATCCCTGAAACCACTGAGCTGCAGGAAATCCCTGAAATCTGCAACGAGCTGCCTGAAGCCGATGAATCAGAAAAGAGCATAAATCCTCCTGAGGAGTGCAAAGCTGAGGAGACTGTAATGGATTTCAGTCAGTCAGCATTTAAAGATGATGCAGGGAGTGTGCAGGTCTGCTCCAGCCAGCAGGTGACACTGGAAGCAGACATGGGTGTTGGCATCGTCATCACCATCACTGAAGCCGAGGACTCTGACAACACCGACTCTGACCAGGCCTATGAACCATCACCGGTTTTGCACCGAAATAAgcaaaaagggaataaaaaatcCAGCGGGAGCTTTGATTTTGGTAAAGAGGGCCCAGATGCTGGCAGCAGTCCCCAGGCAGAGGACAAAGGTCCAGGTGACCAGGGGCACAGAACTGGGGAGCAGTACGAACTGCTTCTCATAGAAACGGCGTCTGCCCTAGTGAAGGCAGCCATCCAGTCATCCATAGAGCAGCTGGTCAATGAAATGGCCCTGGAACAGAATAAACACAACAGTTTTCTGTGA